GCGGTTCGCATTGGTTAGAAACTGGATCAATTGGTCGTTAAACAGAATGATCAAAAAGACACTGATCATAAAACTGATCCAGAAACTAAAGAAAGCTTCAAAAGCATACTGCAAGCCAATGGACATACTGCTTTTGCCTACTAAATAAAGCGCGTCGGTTTCAGAGCGGCGATGATGCCATAGCCAAGCCGTGCCGATCAGCCAGCAGATACCATTGAGGATCATGACCCGATTCAACAATGATTGCGCAGACTGAACCATTTTGATATGTGCCTGACCAACCTGCGTACTCAGCAGAATGGCTTCTTTATTTTGATCGCCAAAAGAATTAAGACGCTGCAGAAATGCCCCTTGTGCGGATTGATCGATCATTTCACTTGTCATCAGCATGATGCTGATCAAGCAGAACGCAACCGACAGCAGCATCATCACAATGTAATAACGGCGATGATAACGGAAACCCGAAAACGTTCGCTCAAAGAAATGCATCTACCCGTTCACCTCATAAGCAGTATAAGCAAAGAATTTGAACAAAGTGTGAACTTAAAGCGAGCAATCACTATGTTATTTGATTTGTTTGGTTCGAATGTCGACTGTTTCTGAGCTGCTCGATTCCGACTCACTTGCAGAGGATTCAGTCTGGGCTTGGACTTTTTCAGGAAAATCGGTGATGGGTTGCGTGTCATCGGCTAATTCAGGCGCATCGGTTTGGTACAGACCAGTTGTCGATTGGTCATTATTTTTGCTATAGAGGCTGGTGCTCTTGCTGCCGAGACTGTGTTCGAGCGACAAGACCTTGCTAAGACTCTGGTTGTAGTCATACTGGCCCGGATTAACCGGTTTGAACCCCAACGGCACATAGAAACGCAACAAATTACGATTGGCCACATCATCAGAGAGGCTTAACCGTGTATCAACCGATTTCTGGTCTTTGGTGATGGCCGCCTGCAAAGTAGGGGTCATGGTCACGAGTTTGCCAGTTGTGTTGTCATAAACCTTGCTGCCTAAAACAGTGTATTTCGGCGTCACAAAATTGTGGTTACGAAATGCCACAACATCATCATGTTGGCTTGAAAGCAAATCGGTACCAAACTGAACGTAACGTTTGCTACTGATGCCCAGCAAGTGCAGTAATGTCGGCAAAACATCAATTTCACCGCCATACGTATTATTGACGCCGCCTTTGAGACCCGGCATATGGAAGATTAACGGAACACGCTGCAACTGCGCATTATCAAACGCTGTCCACTTGCTGGGATCTTTGCCTAATAACGGTGCCAAGGTCGTGTTACGGTCGTTGCTGATCCCAAAATGATCCCCGTAAAGCATGACCAGTGAATTCTTTTCCAAACCGCTGGCTTTCAGGTAATTGAAGAACTCGCGTAACGCCTCGTCAAGATAATGGGCCGTTTTAAAATAGCCATTAATCGTTGCGTCATCGGTCCCAGCATCTGGAAAGTCGGAATCTGCCTGCGTAATATAAAACGGATTATGATTGCTGGTCGTAATGATCTTCGTGTAAAACGGCTGTTGTAGATGCTCCAGATATTTAGGCGTTTCGGCCAGCATCAATTTATCTTTAATGCCGTATTCCGTTGCGGCCTTTTCGTCATGATTATAAAAGTTACCGGAAAAGTAATCATCGTAGCCAAGGCTTTTATAAACATTGTCTCGGTTCCAGAAAGAAGCAGAACCACCATGAAAGACTGCGCTTGTATAACCCGCGCGTTGTTTAAGAATGGCCGGCGCACC
Above is a window of Lacticaseibacillus casei DSM 20011 = JCM 1134 = ATCC 393 DNA encoding:
- a CDS encoding LTA synthase family protein, translated to MKRLRLNRLLLWLRNTRIGFLALLLVLLWAKTLFGYFFDFSLGLNDPLQYTLLILNPLGTGIILLSLGLYPKHARRGYLLGTIVYILSTLLLLANVLYYREFTDFLTVTTILGVSKVSQGLGASSLSMVKPHDIIYVLDIVLVALTYLGYGIWNIWRYIHNQPLKWPHFGLSLDTSRMPYHLPQAVTVFGVAFFALLTATSEMNRPQLLTRTFDRNYIVKYLGLAPFTIYDAAKTAQNNQVRAQADSANLDPVLQYTRSHYAAPNASYYGAAKGKNVIIIHLESFQQFLIGQKIDGQEVTPFLNSLIKEKDTLSFNNFFHQVGLGKTSDAENMLETSTFGIANGSLFSSLGTENTFEGAPAILKQRAGYTSAVFHGGSASFWNRDNVYKSLGYDDYFSGNFYNHDEKAATEYGIKDKLMLAETPKYLEHLQQPFYTKIITTSNHNPFYITQADSDFPDAGTDDATINGYFKTAHYLDEALREFFNYLKASGLEKNSLVMLYGDHFGISNDRNTTLAPLLGKDPSKWTAFDNAQLQRVPLIFHMPGLKGGVNNTYGGEIDVLPTLLHLLGISSKRYVQFGTDLLSSQHDDVVAFRNHNFVTPKYTVLGSKVYDNTTGKLVTMTPTLQAAITKDQKSVDTRLSLSDDVANRNLLRFYVPLGFKPVNPGQYDYNQSLSKVLSLEHSLGSKSTSLYSKNNDQSTTGLYQTDAPELADDTQPITDFPEKVQAQTESSASESESSSSETVDIRTKQIK